In Metasolibacillus fluoroglycofenilyticus, a single window of DNA contains:
- a CDS encoding transglycosylase domain-containing protein — protein sequence MKNFFGFLIILSCFPLLFYLSGEIFQEIEAAKAFENQMKQSIELPTITSALPITLLDKDNNVYSEEYVEWRQPMPLENIPQIVKDIFIASEDSDFYEHIGFDLSAIVRAFVINTNEQSVQQGGSTITQQLVRMRYLSEEKTYERKLMEIFYSYELEKRYSKKEILNMYLNEIYFSNQVYGIASAATYYFGKPLNELSLAEIAFISAIPNNPSLYDPLKNFEQTKARQERLLQTLAEHQIITNAEAETQKSLPIQLNVKQKIQAYPAYSTYVLQELKWLIAQNEGLNILIANATTEQEKQQLQTQLQDKVQGLLQQGAVVHTALNPTKQLADEQAINNILSIPELQASAISIDNATREITSIYGGKNYKKFDLHRAYQAPRQPGSAFKPLIVYAPYFEITDYAPSSTVSGGAYCIGTFCPQNYGGGLYGQVSLSTAFRYSYNTSALRLYNTIGIDAAFHYLDKFHFRSLDSKDKTYAAALGGLTYGVTALEMADAYTSFIDGSYSQVHAIRKITDTEGNVLYKWPTERTVIWSPKTVRYMRQMLTEVVTNGTGIGLYTTTNYIGAKTGTTNDFKDFWLAGLTDTETAAVWIGYDTPRSMEALERYQIHFAIFNAIVD from the coding sequence ATGAAAAATTTTTTTGGCTTTCTTATTATTCTTAGCTGCTTTCCTCTTTTGTTTTATTTAAGCGGCGAAATATTTCAGGAAATTGAAGCAGCAAAAGCGTTTGAAAATCAAATGAAGCAATCTATCGAATTACCGACTATCACTTCTGCCCTACCTATTACATTATTAGATAAGGATAATAATGTATATAGTGAGGAATATGTAGAATGGCGGCAGCCAATGCCGCTTGAAAATATCCCTCAAATCGTCAAGGATATTTTCATCGCTAGTGAGGATAGTGATTTTTACGAGCATATCGGCTTTGATTTAAGTGCGATTGTTCGTGCATTTGTTATTAATACGAATGAACAATCTGTTCAACAAGGCGGTAGTACGATTACACAGCAACTCGTGAGAATGCGCTATCTATCTGAGGAAAAAACATACGAACGAAAATTAATGGAAATATTTTATTCTTATGAGCTCGAAAAACGTTATAGTAAAAAAGAAATTTTAAATATGTATTTAAACGAAATTTATTTTAGCAATCAAGTATATGGCATCGCTAGTGCAGCCACTTATTATTTTGGCAAACCACTAAATGAGCTTTCATTAGCAGAAATTGCCTTTATTTCTGCTATTCCCAATAATCCGTCACTATACGACCCATTAAAAAATTTCGAGCAAACAAAGGCACGGCAGGAACGTTTACTTCAAACATTAGCTGAGCATCAAATAATTACAAATGCAGAAGCGGAAACGCAAAAAAGCTTACCAATTCAGCTAAATGTTAAGCAAAAAATTCAGGCATATCCCGCATATAGTACATACGTCTTGCAGGAATTGAAATGGCTCATCGCTCAAAACGAAGGATTAAATATTTTAATAGCCAATGCGACGACAGAACAGGAAAAACAGCAGCTACAAACACAGTTACAGGATAAAGTGCAAGGACTGCTTCAGCAAGGTGCTGTTGTACATACTGCGCTCAATCCTACGAAGCAACTAGCTGATGAGCAAGCGATTAATAACATCCTATCAATACCAGAGCTACAAGCGAGCGCCATTAGCATTGATAATGCCACACGAGAAATTACAAGCATTTATGGCGGCAAAAATTACAAAAAGTTTGATTTACATCGTGCCTACCAAGCACCACGTCAGCCGGGTTCTGCTTTTAAACCGTTAATCGTTTACGCACCGTATTTCGAAATAACAGATTACGCACCTAGCTCTACTGTAAGCGGCGGAGCATATTGTATTGGTACGTTTTGTCCGCAAAATTATGGTGGAGGGCTTTATGGTCAAGTGTCGTTATCAACAGCTTTCCGTTACAGCTACAATACGAGTGCATTGCGTCTTTATAATACAATTGGTATCGATGCAGCCTTTCATTATTTAGATAAATTTCATTTCCGCTCTCTCGATTCGAAGGACAAAACATATGCTGCAGCACTGGGTGGATTAACATACGGTGTCACAGCACTTGAAATGGCGGATGCTTATACAAGCTTTATCGATGGCTCTTATTCTCAAGTCCATGCCATTCGCAAAATAACGGACACAGAGGGTAATGTTCTTTATAAATGGCCGACTGAGCGCACCGTTATCTGGTCGCCAAAGACTGTGCGTTACATGCGCCAAATGTTAACAGAAGTTGTCACAAACGGAACAGGAATTGGACTTTACACAACAACAAATTATATCGGAGCAAAAACAGGTACAACCAATGATTTTAAAGATTTTTGGCTAGCTGGCTTAACAGATACAGAAACAGCTGCTGTTTGGATTGGCTACGACACGCCCCGCTCCATGGAGGCACTCGAACGCTACCAAATCCATTTTGCCATTTTCAATGCGATTGTCGACTGA
- a CDS encoding DUF5366 family protein yields MKNPYLYGYLPLFTILLFSLTFGIFTVTQSIEFFKVIGVYTGMREFLSDLELRMFLLIVFALIFFMMFSAFKLIGETIHELGMLFFSSDKAGEMMNAARGGYVIFFFGALLSAFGIQSFVILLVIFLLTIFIYFIYTVYKMSNFMSIGGMIGLIFFEIIVWALFIVLIFYVVMKLYNGVLASLPFAN; encoded by the coding sequence ATGAAAAATCCATATTTGTACGGTTATTTACCGTTATTCACCATTTTATTATTTAGTTTGACATTCGGTATTTTTACCGTCACACAATCGATTGAGTTTTTTAAAGTGATTGGCGTCTATACTGGAATGCGTGAATTTTTATCCGATTTAGAGCTGCGTATGTTTTTGTTAATTGTTTTTGCACTTATTTTTTTTATGATGTTTTCCGCTTTTAAGCTAATCGGTGAAACAATTCATGAGTTAGGGATGTTGTTTTTTTCCAGTGATAAAGCTGGAGAAATGATGAATGCAGCACGTGGAGGCTATGTTATTTTCTTTTTCGGTGCATTGTTATCCGCATTCGGTATACAATCCTTCGTCATATTACTCGTCATCTTTTTGCTGACAATTTTCATATACTTCATTTATACGGTATATAAGATGAGTAATTTTATGTCCATTGGTGGGATGATTGGTTTAATATTCTTTGAAATTATAGTTTGGGCATTATTTATTGTTTTAATCTTTTATGTTGTCATGAAGCTTTACAATGGTGTGTTAGCAAGTTTGCCATTTGCGAATTAA